The following are from one region of the Leptospira selangorensis genome:
- the add gene encoding adenosine deaminase has product MGVTFSEILERIRILDRDVSELNRLKSRLPADRPYSSSLQISFDKQINNLLNERIRLLDLEISDPPRWLLGDSDAYDSGQRTASAFLEPADLSSKKLQDQDVINLIRELPKTEIHLHLEACVNKDTMKKLMVKNGIQLSDEEFEAKFNFKDLNGFIQVFFFIQSLVKEPADLYYFVGSLAEYMRANRILYTEVFFAPSKFIQNGLDFDEMVSQLVEGIREEKEKDGIEIRLLVDVSRSFGPENAMNNLNRVLKLKHKEVIGIGLGGAELMGPARDYAEVFKKAKEAGLRTVAHSGEDDGPWAIWEAVELCKAERIGHGTSAIQDPELVNYLRENKIPIEICVTSNVFTGKYVRKEQNHPVRYYYDQGLPLCINTDDPEIFNVNLTYEYFKLWRFLDFSLDEIVDLIRQGVYATFHPQKETLWKDMEVQIKKIKEKYGLLEPSVR; this is encoded by the coding sequence GTGGGCGTGACCTTCTCAGAAATTTTGGAAAGAATCCGGATCTTAGACCGGGATGTCTCCGAATTGAACCGTCTGAAGAGCAGACTCCCTGCAGATCGGCCCTATTCTTCTTCTCTTCAAATTTCTTTCGATAAACAGATCAATAATCTACTCAACGAAAGGATCCGACTTTTGGATCTGGAAATTTCAGATCCGCCTCGTTGGCTTTTAGGCGACTCCGACGCTTATGATTCAGGGCAAAGAACTGCTTCGGCATTTTTAGAACCTGCGGATCTTTCTTCTAAAAAGTTACAAGACCAAGATGTCATTAACCTGATCAGAGAATTGCCTAAGACGGAGATCCATCTTCACTTAGAAGCCTGCGTTAATAAGGACACCATGAAAAAGCTCATGGTTAAAAACGGCATCCAACTCAGCGACGAAGAGTTTGAAGCTAAGTTTAATTTTAAGGATCTAAACGGTTTTATCCAAGTATTCTTCTTCATCCAAAGTTTGGTGAAAGAGCCTGCCGACCTTTACTATTTTGTGGGAAGTCTCGCAGAATATATGAGAGCGAATAGGATCTTATATACCGAAGTATTCTTCGCTCCTTCTAAGTTTATCCAAAACGGTTTGGACTTCGACGAGATGGTAAGCCAACTCGTTGAAGGTATTCGAGAGGAGAAGGAGAAGGACGGCATTGAAATCCGACTTCTCGTGGACGTTTCCAGATCTTTTGGTCCTGAAAATGCGATGAACAACTTAAATAGAGTTCTGAAACTCAAACATAAGGAAGTTATCGGGATCGGATTAGGCGGAGCGGAGCTTATGGGGCCTGCTCGGGATTACGCAGAAGTATTCAAAAAAGCTAAAGAAGCAGGACTCAGAACGGTTGCACACTCAGGAGAAGACGATGGTCCTTGGGCGATTTGGGAAGCTGTAGAACTTTGTAAGGCGGAACGTATCGGTCACGGAACTTCTGCCATCCAAGATCCAGAACTGGTAAATTATCTAAGGGAGAATAAGATCCCGATAGAGATTTGTGTTACGTCTAACGTGTTTACCGGAAAATATGTTCGTAAGGAACAGAATCACCCGGTTCGTTATTATTACGACCAAGGTCTTCCTCTTTGTATCAATACGGATGATCCTGAAATATTTAACGTCAACTTGACTTACGAATATTTTAAACTTTGGAGATTTTTGGACTTCTCCTTGGATGAGATCGTGGATCTGATCAGACAAGGTGTATATGCTACTTTCCATCCTCAAAAAGAAACACTTTGGAAGGATATGGAAGTCCAGATCAAAAAAATAAAAGAGAAATACGGTCTCTTAGAACCTAGCGTTCGGTAA
- a CDS encoding GyrI-like domain-containing protein has translation MKIFLGVILALIVSGVGYSYYLGAFDTVQVKEETLGPFYVLSHDRVGNYRNVGETFEAIQKEFPEKGFKNYKLFGIYKDNPNTVPEEKLRCEVGALFSEPITEIPSGFSLPLKYKVIEKKRYLSADFPLKSFVSIFLGIFKVYPELMKACIEKGCDMNGKASMEIYEPITEKNTKYLFPLDSSGID, from the coding sequence TTGAAAATTTTCTTAGGTGTTATTCTTGCCCTAATCGTTTCAGGTGTCGGTTATTCTTATTATTTGGGCGCATTTGATACCGTTCAAGTAAAGGAAGAAACATTAGGACCATTCTACGTTCTATCACATGATAGAGTGGGAAATTATAGAAACGTAGGGGAAACTTTCGAGGCCATCCAAAAAGAATTTCCGGAGAAAGGATTCAAAAATTACAAACTGTTCGGGATCTATAAAGATAATCCGAATACTGTTCCGGAAGAAAAATTAAGATGTGAAGTAGGGGCTTTATTTTCAGAACCTATCACTGAAATTCCTTCCGGATTCTCTTTACCATTAAAATACAAAGTTATCGAAAAGAAAAGATATCTATCTGCTGACTTTCCGCTCAAAAGTTTTGTTTCTATCTTCCTTGGAATTTTTAAAGTTTATCCGGAACTTATGAAGGCCTGTATAGAAAAAGGTTGTGATATGAATGGAAAAGCTTCAATGGAAATCTACGAACCAATCACTGAGAAAAATACGAAATATCTGTTCCCTTTAGATTCATCCGGGATCGATTGA
- a CDS encoding DUF805 domain-containing protein, whose translation MFSQLKEYLNVSIPIDRKKFFITGVILFFVKYSIDRIIAYIFFDRLWWISEYFKDPGKIVLQKFEPEESRFYFTLLLVSLPFIYLGTIFCIKRLRSIGLSSFWVLLFFVPFLNFLMFFLLSVLPENLYNNKEVGSSPEFFPKSKLIVSIWSIIFATSISLLFSIFSTDILKAYGASLFVGGPFIIGFTSVILYSRAEPVDFKQAMLISFTAISIAGILTLIVALEGIICLMMAAPLAYFLGFLGGGIAYLLQTKSKLVSSILPFLFLILPSIAYLEANLDKKSDWYMVETSLRISASKEKVWKGLFEFSDIPEPKELIFNAGVSYPVRARVEGKGIGAIRYCEFNNGVFVEEITNWDENNSLEFDVVRQPDAMKELSPYKNIRPTHLDGYFASKKGSFQLVSLGKNETLLIGRTWFLNKFGPTTYWNVWIHWILHKIHYRVLDHIRNSVEVSS comes from the coding sequence ATGTTTTCCCAGCTGAAAGAATATCTGAATGTTTCCATTCCTATCGATCGCAAAAAATTTTTCATTACGGGAGTAATTCTATTCTTCGTTAAATATAGTATAGATAGAATTATAGCTTACATATTTTTCGATCGTTTATGGTGGATCTCCGAATATTTTAAAGATCCAGGAAAGATCGTCCTACAAAAATTCGAGCCGGAAGAATCCAGATTTTATTTTACCTTACTCTTGGTCTCTTTGCCTTTTATTTACTTAGGCACAATATTCTGTATCAAGAGGTTGAGAAGTATAGGTTTAAGTTCTTTTTGGGTACTTTTGTTTTTTGTTCCATTTTTGAACTTTCTAATGTTCTTTTTGTTATCCGTACTTCCGGAAAATTTATATAATAATAAAGAAGTCGGATCTTCTCCCGAATTCTTTCCGAAGTCCAAACTGATCGTCTCTATTTGGTCGATCATTTTTGCTACGAGTATTTCGCTTCTGTTCAGTATTTTTTCTACAGATATATTAAAAGCATACGGAGCAAGTTTGTTTGTAGGCGGGCCGTTTATTATAGGATTTACTTCCGTAATATTGTATTCCAGAGCGGAGCCCGTCGACTTTAAACAAGCAATGCTCATCTCATTTACAGCGATTTCAATAGCAGGCATTCTTACATTAATAGTCGCCTTGGAAGGAATTATCTGCCTTATGATGGCTGCTCCATTGGCCTACTTTCTTGGGTTTCTGGGTGGAGGAATTGCGTATCTTCTTCAGACGAAGTCGAAACTTGTATCTTCCATTTTGCCGTTTTTATTTTTGATCTTACCTTCGATCGCTTATCTGGAAGCGAATTTGGATAAGAAATCCGATTGGTATATGGTCGAAACCAGTCTGAGAATTTCCGCGTCCAAAGAAAAGGTTTGGAAAGGTTTATTCGAATTTTCTGATATACCCGAACCTAAGGAACTTATCTTTAATGCTGGAGTTTCTTATCCGGTTCGTGCAAGAGTAGAAGGAAAAGGAATCGGTGCAATTCGATACTGTGAGTTTAATAACGGAGTATTCGTAGAAGAGATCACCAATTGGGATGAGAACAATTCATTGGAATTTGATGTTGTCCGTCAACCGGATGCAATGAAAGAGCTGAGTCCTTATAAGAATATCAGGCCTACACATCTAGACGGATACTTTGCTTCTAAAAAGGGGAGTTTCCAACTTGTTTCATTAGGAAAGAATGAGACACTTCTGATTGGAAGAACCTGGTTCTTAAATAAATTTGGTCCCACCACTTACTGGAATGTTTGGATCCATTGGATTTTGCATAAGATCCATTATAGAGTTTTGGACCATATACGTAACTCTGTCGAAGTTTCCTCGTAA
- a CDS encoding adenylate/guanylate cyclase domain-containing protein, which produces MSVFKTLFEYCRIPERIWKKLLSIGVEDAPGARYIVATNAVVLITAIFTLVYYIVFTGFGLVFPIWLYLLWTANVFGYAFVLFLNFIRSHKAARLLLAAVGTMQLLMISRILPQEAGLDLYIIASFAFPFYIFPPEEKKYIYMMEAALALLFVAVHIIPYFFEPILSLDPKYRSYFYFISLILVVAWFSFIGKELAQAAWEADRSLKEEKAKTELLLLNILPRETAEELKKTGSSEPRLITQATVLFTDFYGFTSIAEKLTPNDLVKELDFCFRHFDSVTETHRLEKLKTIGDAYMCVAGVPSYRSSHAVDSLLAALEMLERLEELSKLKKGPNWKARIGIHSGPLVAGVIGARKFSYDVWGDTVNLASRMESNSEPGKVNVTQSIVDLTDEYFQFKSRGKLPVKNKQKTSMYFLLGLKPEFRDRKNPRNPNGKFWEEYGKQFGRREPIVSF; this is translated from the coding sequence ATGAGCGTTTTCAAAACCTTATTCGAATATTGCCGGATCCCAGAAAGGATCTGGAAAAAATTATTATCGATCGGAGTAGAAGACGCGCCTGGGGCTAGATACATAGTCGCGACCAATGCCGTAGTATTAATTACGGCAATATTTACATTAGTTTATTATATCGTATTCACCGGCTTTGGATTAGTATTTCCGATCTGGCTCTACCTACTTTGGACAGCGAATGTATTCGGATACGCTTTCGTACTATTTTTGAACTTTATTCGTTCTCATAAGGCAGCGAGACTTTTACTTGCAGCTGTAGGAACAATGCAACTTTTGATGATCTCCAGGATCTTACCTCAAGAGGCCGGATTAGATCTATATATTATCGCAAGTTTTGCATTTCCTTTTTATATTTTCCCTCCCGAAGAAAAGAAATACATCTATATGATGGAAGCGGCGCTTGCACTTTTATTCGTTGCTGTTCATATCATACCTTATTTTTTCGAACCAATCCTTAGTTTAGATCCGAAATACAGAAGTTATTTTTATTTTATTAGTTTGATCCTCGTAGTTGCATGGTTTTCATTCATAGGTAAAGAATTAGCACAAGCTGCTTGGGAGGCGGATCGTTCTCTCAAAGAAGAAAAAGCGAAAACAGAATTATTATTACTGAATATACTCCCGAGAGAAACCGCAGAAGAGCTCAAAAAGACAGGAAGTTCAGAGCCGAGGCTAATTACCCAGGCGACAGTTTTATTCACGGACTTTTACGGATTCACTTCCATCGCTGAAAAACTTACACCGAACGATCTGGTAAAAGAATTGGATTTTTGTTTTAGACATTTCGATTCGGTTACAGAAACGCATAGATTAGAAAAATTGAAAACGATCGGGGACGCGTATATGTGTGTGGCCGGGGTCCCTTCTTATAGATCATCGCATGCGGTAGACAGTTTACTCGCCGCATTAGAAATGCTGGAACGTTTAGAAGAATTATCCAAATTAAAAAAAGGTCCCAACTGGAAGGCAAGGATAGGGATCCACTCAGGTCCGTTGGTTGCAGGAGTTATCGGCGCAAGAAAGTTTTCCTACGATGTATGGGGAGACACGGTTAATCTTGCAAGTCGAATGGAATCAAACAGTGAACCAGGCAAAGTGAACGTAACCCAATCTATCGTGGATTTAACGGATGAATATTTCCAATTTAAATCTCGCGGAAAACTTCCGGTGAAGAACAAACAAAAAACCTCCATGTATTTTCTATTAGGATTAAAACCGGAATTCAGAGACCGAAAAAATCCTCGAAACCCAAACGGGAAATTCTGGGAAGAATACGGCAAACAATTCGGAAGAAGAGAACCAATCGTTTCTTTTTAA
- a CDS encoding DoxX family protein, with product MNKTVIKVLYWGTTGLIAVGNLFGAYAYTSQSPQVLEGLAHLGYPGYLALILGPAKGLSALALLYPKFPRLKEWAYAGVTFNVLGAGLSHLLAKDPNFATPFIFLVLVAVSYTTWRKLEADKA from the coding sequence ATGAACAAAACAGTTATTAAAGTTTTATATTGGGGAACCACAGGCCTTATCGCTGTTGGAAATTTATTTGGAGCTTATGCATACACAAGCCAAAGCCCGCAAGTATTGGAAGGCCTCGCTCATCTAGGCTATCCTGGATACTTAGCTCTAATTTTAGGACCTGCGAAGGGCTTAAGCGCACTTGCGCTTCTTTATCCTAAATTTCCAAGACTGAAAGAATGGGCTTATGCGGGAGTCACCTTTAACGTGTTAGGTGCTGGACTTTCTCATCTTTTGGCGAAAGATCCAAATTTCGCGACTCCATTTATTTTCTTAGTTTTAGTTGCTGTTTCGTATACTACTTGGAGAAAGTTAGAAGCTGATAAAGCTTAA
- a CDS encoding efflux RND transporter periplasmic adaptor subunit translates to MKISLPFDRWILQFKERPKLLLWGILPAILLLILFVWRARNSNTDTSEIIQGSIIESVYGLATVSSSEVYHLRVAIPSAIRKIYVEEGDQVQEGSPLVEFDSFGTMRSPFAGVVTNVAYETKETVVPQTPVVTVMDLKKRYLTVSLEEKGAVKVKKGQKVRIRFEALGDKNFEGEVKSVYPADGQFQVHITPIGIPAEILPGMTADVAIETSSKENIILVPVKGIQSGKVKILENGKVRIKEIETGLTNGEYAELVSGDVRLGDKVLVQEDK, encoded by the coding sequence ATGAAAATTTCTCTTCCGTTCGATCGTTGGATTCTTCAGTTTAAGGAAAGACCTAAACTTCTGCTTTGGGGCATTCTTCCGGCAATCTTACTTCTGATTCTTTTTGTTTGGAGAGCTAGGAATTCCAACACAGATACCTCAGAAATTATCCAGGGCTCTATCATTGAATCCGTGTATGGATTAGCAACTGTCAGCTCTTCGGAAGTGTATCATCTCAGGGTCGCGATACCTTCTGCCATTCGAAAAATTTACGTAGAAGAGGGGGATCAGGTCCAGGAAGGGTCTCCTCTCGTAGAGTTTGATAGTTTTGGGACTATGAGATCTCCTTTCGCAGGAGTGGTGACTAACGTTGCATACGAGACCAAAGAAACTGTGGTTCCTCAGACTCCGGTTGTAACAGTGATGGATCTGAAAAAAAGATACCTGACTGTGTCTTTAGAAGAAAAGGGAGCTGTAAAGGTCAAAAAAGGGCAGAAGGTCCGGATTCGCTTTGAAGCATTGGGTGATAAAAATTTCGAAGGAGAAGTGAAGTCTGTATATCCCGCAGATGGGCAATTCCAAGTTCATATTACTCCGATTGGAATTCCTGCCGAGATACTTCCCGGAATGACCGCCGATGTCGCGATAGAGACTTCTAGTAAAGAGAATATAATATTGGTCCCGGTTAAAGGGATCCAGTCCGGAAAAGTTAAAATATTAGAAAACGGTAAAGTTCGTATTAAGGAAATAGAGACCGGACTTACGAATGGAGAATATGCCGAGCTTGTTTCCGGAGATGTACGTTTAGGAGATAAGGTGCTTGTTCAGGAGGATAAATAA
- a CDS encoding ABC transporter permease has product MLFIALRQMSARKKQTFLTLLGIILGATAYIVISGIMLGLREYLIDQLVNNDAHIRISSQVKIIGEKDLDQVLFHSKEIPFWSVPPSGRRDTEQIENQAGWQKKVASDPEVEASSPQLQIKVIYRRGKIAEAGRIIGVKPEFQAKVARINENIIRGDFLEIKESGNKLVIGEGLRLLLGARISDTVYISTGKSEPIPFKIAASFQMGNKAIDDGTAFANLADVQSLNQTPNRISDIAIRLKDVSKATSKAREWAETGDVKVQSWEDVNATFISLFKMQDAIRYALVGTILLVAGFGIYNILNIVIGQKRREIAILRSIGYEANDILKIFLIQGLILGVAGGVLGMFLGNLICRRLEHVSFSNPLMQTKSGMMMVSFAPSIYFQAFLLAFIATLIASIFPARSASKLSPIEIIRGE; this is encoded by the coding sequence ATGTTATTTATTGCTCTTAGGCAAATGTCCGCCCGCAAAAAACAAACTTTCCTTACCCTGCTCGGGATTATATTAGGAGCGACTGCTTATATAGTGATTTCCGGGATCATGTTGGGTTTAAGAGAATATTTGATAGACCAACTTGTAAATAACGATGCCCATATACGGATCTCTTCTCAGGTAAAAATTATAGGGGAGAAGGATTTAGACCAGGTACTTTTTCATTCTAAAGAAATCCCTTTTTGGTCCGTTCCTCCTTCGGGAAGAAGGGATACTGAACAGATCGAAAACCAAGCAGGATGGCAGAAAAAAGTCGCTTCCGATCCGGAAGTAGAAGCAAGTTCTCCGCAACTTCAGATAAAAGTAATATATAGAAGAGGAAAGATCGCAGAAGCAGGAAGGATCATCGGAGTGAAGCCTGAATTCCAAGCTAAAGTTGCCAGGATTAACGAGAATATTATCCGAGGTGATTTTTTAGAAATTAAAGAAAGTGGAAACAAACTTGTAATCGGAGAAGGCTTAAGACTTTTACTCGGGGCCAGGATCTCTGATACGGTTTATATCAGCACCGGAAAGTCCGAACCTATTCCTTTTAAAATAGCCGCTTCTTTTCAAATGGGAAATAAGGCAATCGATGATGGCACTGCATTTGCAAATTTGGCGGATGTCCAAAGTTTAAACCAAACTCCGAATCGTATTAGCGATATTGCAATTCGTTTGAAGGACGTTTCTAAGGCGACTTCCAAGGCGAGAGAATGGGCGGAAACAGGAGATGTGAAAGTGCAAAGCTGGGAGGATGTGAATGCCACATTTATATCCCTATTTAAAATGCAGGATGCGATCCGCTATGCTTTGGTCGGAACTATCCTGCTCGTAGCAGGATTCGGAATTTATAATATTCTAAATATTGTGATCGGACAGAAGAGAAGGGAGATTGCGATCCTTAGGTCCATAGGTTATGAGGCGAATGATATCCTTAAAATATTCCTGATCCAAGGACTGATCTTGGGAGTGGCAGGCGGAGTTTTAGGAATGTTTCTCGGAAATCTAATCTGCAGAAGACTGGAGCATGTATCCTTTTCAAATCCTCTCATGCAAACAAAATCCGGAATGATGATGGTTTCATTTGCACCTTCTATCTATTTTCAAGCGTTCTTACTCGCATTTATTGCTACATTGATCGCGAGCATTTTTCCTGCAAGATCCGCAAGTAAACTTTCTCCAATAGAGATTATTCGAGGCGAATAA
- a CDS encoding ABC transporter ATP-binding protein, which produces MGIILENVIKSFGKPPTDIIKGISLEIKENEFVSLTGKSGSGKSTLLYLISSLDDPSQGKISIDGRTISSLSQADLHSFRNLHMGFVFQFHYLLPEFTALENVLMPALKAGKLKEKREDAIRLLKRFDLGDKLDHIPSKLSGGQMQRVSIARALVMKPRYLFADEPTGALDSANAKIVMDIFKDINKTEDTTVIMVTHDPDFAKSAKRQIKLVDGMISNGKGEK; this is translated from the coding sequence ATGGGAATCATCTTAGAAAACGTTATAAAAAGTTTCGGAAAGCCTCCTACAGATATCATCAAGGGCATTAGTCTTGAGATCAAAGAGAATGAATTCGTTTCATTAACCGGAAAATCAGGTTCCGGTAAAAGTACACTTTTGTATTTGATCAGCAGTTTGGATGATCCTTCTCAAGGAAAGATCAGTATAGACGGAAGAACGATCAGTTCCTTGTCTCAAGCGGATCTGCATTCCTTTAGAAACCTTCATATGGGATTCGTATTCCAATTTCATTATCTTCTTCCCGAGTTCACCGCTTTGGAGAATGTTTTGATGCCTGCTTTAAAAGCGGGGAAACTAAAAGAAAAAAGAGAAGATGCGATCCGTCTTTTAAAACGATTCGATTTGGGAGATAAGTTGGATCATATTCCTTCTAAACTTTCCGGAGGGCAGATGCAAAGGGTTTCCATTGCAAGAGCATTAGTAATGAAACCCAGATATCTTTTTGCAGATGAACCTACAGGTGCTCTGGATTCAGCCAACGCAAAGATTGTAATGGATATCTTTAAGGATATCAATAAGACAGAAGATACTACGGTAATCATGGTCACTCATGATCCTGATTTCGCTAAATCTGCTAAGAGACAGATCAAACTTGTGGATGGTATGATCTCTAACGGTAAGGGGGAAAAATGA
- a CDS encoding TetR/AcrR family transcriptional regulator, with amino-acid sequence MIERILERTFLLFLSSGFAKTNTDQIAKHIGISKRTLYKYYDTKDKLIDSVFELMRSKVQTKFDKVLQDKAKDPIDRLKEILFFISDLGSKMSKTFAKDIEMVRPDLFITMREFRKQRILSLADLLREGQKAGQIRKDVTPELTIDILLAAVDGILNPTYLFQSPYSNTMAFDAIVTIFLEGVQEKY; translated from the coding sequence ATGATAGAAAGAATTTTAGAAAGAACCTTTCTACTTTTTTTGTCCTCCGGTTTTGCTAAAACGAATACGGATCAGATCGCAAAACATATAGGCATTAGTAAAAGAACATTATATAAATATTATGATACCAAGGATAAACTCATCGATTCCGTTTTCGAGCTGATGAGGTCCAAGGTCCAAACAAAGTTCGATAAGGTTTTGCAGGATAAGGCAAAGGATCCGATCGATCGTTTAAAGGAGATTTTATTCTTTATTTCGGATCTGGGATCTAAGATGTCCAAAACATTTGCCAAGGACATAGAGATGGTTCGTCCGGATCTATTTATTACTATGAGAGAGTTCCGAAAGCAAAGGATATTGAGTTTAGCGGACCTTCTTCGGGAAGGACAGAAAGCAGGACAGATACGAAAGGATGTCACACCGGAGCTGACGATCGATATTCTATTGGCTGCAGTGGATGGGATCTTAAATCCGACTTATTTATTCCAAAGTCCTTATTCAAATACGATGGCATTCGACGCGATCGTTACCATCTTTTTGGAAGGAGTTCAGGAGAAATATTAA
- the prfB gene encoding peptide chain release factor 2 translates to MEVKNAKELKRLSKELQENFLNRWKLLNLDKDQDQLKSYNDRIAEPTFWDNPDQAKSISQRKTELERKLEPWVNIRRDILDFPDLVELIFDEKGEDGVDELSSEYQRLKSEFERLELLGALNEPEDMKPAFLNIHPGAGGTESQDWAEMLFRMYLKYFDKKGYQYSVVDFQEGDGAGIKNATIHVIGDFAYGFMKCENGVHRLVRISPFDANKRRHTSFVSVHVSPELDDDIDIKIEDKDIRVDVYRSSGAGGQHVNTTDSAVRITHIPSGIVVACQNERSQIKNRDTAFKMLKARLYELEQERLKDDLEKKSGEKKDISWGSQIRSYVFHPYNMVKDHRTDQETGNVQAVMDGDIEPFIMAYLKTL, encoded by the coding sequence ATGGAAGTTAAGAACGCCAAGGAACTGAAGCGCCTTTCTAAAGAACTTCAAGAGAACTTTTTAAATCGCTGGAAACTTTTGAACCTGGATAAAGACCAGGACCAGCTAAAATCATATAATGATCGTATCGCAGAGCCCACTTTTTGGGATAATCCTGACCAAGCAAAATCGATCAGCCAAAGAAAAACAGAATTAGAAAGAAAACTGGAACCTTGGGTCAATATCAGAAGAGATATATTAGATTTTCCTGATTTAGTTGAGCTCATATTCGATGAAAAGGGAGAAGATGGAGTAGACGAACTCAGCTCCGAATACCAAAGATTAAAGTCCGAATTCGAAAGACTAGAACTTTTAGGCGCGTTAAACGAACCGGAAGATATGAAACCTGCCTTCTTAAATATCCATCCGGGTGCAGGTGGAACAGAAAGCCAGGACTGGGCAGAGATGCTTTTCAGAATGTATCTGAAATATTTCGATAAAAAAGGATACCAGTATAGCGTTGTGGACTTCCAAGAGGGAGACGGTGCTGGGATCAAAAATGCCACCATACACGTGATAGGCGATTTTGCTTACGGATTTATGAAATGTGAGAATGGAGTTCATCGTTTGGTTAGGATCTCTCCTTTCGACGCAAACAAACGTAGACATACTTCCTTCGTATCCGTTCACGTGAGTCCTGAGTTAGATGATGATATAGATATCAAAATAGAAGATAAAGATATCAGAGTGGATGTGTATCGTTCTTCCGGTGCCGGTGGACAGCACGTTAACACGACCGACTCCGCAGTTCGTATCACTCATATTCCAAGCGGAATCGTAGTTGCTTGCCAGAACGAAAGGTCCCAGATCAAAAACAGGGACACCGCTTTTAAAATGTTAAAAGCAAGACTTTATGAACTGGAACAAGAAAGATTAAAAGACGATCTGGAAAAAAAATCCGGAGAGAAAAAAGACATCTCCTGGGGAAGTCAGATCCGCTCTTATGTATTCCATCCTTATAATATGGTGAAAGATCATCGCACGGATCAGGAAACTGGGAACGTACAAGCTGTCATGGACGGAGATATAGAACCGTTCATCATGGCCTATTTAAAAACTCTTTAA